ATATGTTGCGCTCTCTGGGCGTCAACCTGGTTGAGGCCTCTCTGAATGACCCTCAGTCCCTTCAAGCTGCAATCCCAGATAATGTCGATGCGCTTTTCCATATGGCGGCTAATACCAGTATGTGGCGCGGCGGTAATGCCCAGCAATGGAAAGATAATGTTGAGGGGGCGGCGAATATTGCCAAAGTTGCCCGGGAGAAAAATGTAGGGCGTATGGTGGTGACCAGCTCAATTTCTGCTTATGGCTACCATAAGGAAAGAATTACTGAAGAAAGTGATAAGCTGGCAGATGACCCTCATCATCACTATCTGTACACGAAAAAAAGAGAGGAAATTGCAGTTCGCAAGGAAATTGAGCGGGGCCTGGATGCGGTATTTCTTAACCCTTGCGCAATTGTGGGTAAATACGATACCACCAGCTGGGCGCAGACCTTTTTTCTGATTGAGAAAAATCAATTACCAGGTGTTCCACCGGGCTGGGGTTCTTTTTGCCATGCCGGTGCAGTAGCGCGAGCCCATATCGATGCGGTTGAAAAGGGGCGGTGCGGCGAAAATTATATCTTGGCCGGAACGGATGCCAGTTTTTTAGAATTCTTTGGAAAGATCGCTGAGTTATTGCATAAACC
This DNA window, taken from Microbulbifer sp. VAAF005, encodes the following:
- a CDS encoding SDR family oxidoreductase, producing the protein MKHAFVTGGTGFLGANLVEQLVGDGWKVTAMHRRTSNTDMLRSLGVNLVEASLNDPQSLQAAIPDNVDALFHMAANTSMWRGGNAQQWKDNVEGAANIAKVAREKNVGRMVVTSSISAYGYHKERITEESDKLADDPHHHYLYTKKREEIAVRKEIERGLDAVFLNPCAIVGKYDTTSWAQTFFLIEKNQLPGVPPGWGSFCHAGAVARAHIDAVEKGRCGENYILAGTDASFLEFFGKIAELLHKPVPKRTTPAFLIQSIAWCSDLWSRVSGQEPVITPEKATLVTRRVVASSAKAERELGYQSGVALDIMLCECRDWLVQNNLLESK